From Oscillatoria sp. FACHB-1407, a single genomic window includes:
- a CDS encoding NfeD family protein yields MFNPLKTLESLFSSSDTQTVPNFSAPLFGVNATDKERQALVDQPIQPGAPGRVKFQGSWWPARCEKNLRLMQGEIVRVVGVRNITLLVEPVSSLQF; encoded by the coding sequence ATGTTTAACCCCTTAAAAACACTTGAATCTCTCTTCTCATCGAGTGACACTCAAACGGTTCCCAACTTCAGTGCACCTCTCTTTGGGGTCAACGCAACTGACAAAGAAAGACAAGCCTTAGTGGATCAACCCATCCAACCCGGTGCTCCCGGACGAGTTAAGTTTCAAGGTTCCTGGTGGCCTGCCCGGTGCGAAAAGAATTTGCGACTCATGCAAGGTGAAATCGTTCGAGTGGTCGGCGTTCGCAACATCACGCTCCTCGTTGAGCCTGTTTCATCCTTACAGTTCTAA